The sequence GGGCGCACTCCGGCTGCATGTTGCTGAATAGTGTAGGGTGTAATTAGTAATTCATCTAACTTATTTTTTAGTTGATTAAATCCTGTTTCTGTTGGCTCATTATTTATGTTATCCCATTCATTTGTTGCGCCTGCCCAAAATAATTCTTTGCCAAGTGGAACAACCGCTATTTCTTTTTGAAATGTATTTTCTGTTTGTAATTCCGGGATATGCAAAATAAAGTATTGGCCCTTCGCCGGTTTAAATTGTAAAAATTGCAGCAACGGATTTTTAATTGCCGCATATCCTTCACAGAAAATAATATATCTGTAATCCATGTTATTCCAATGAATTTTGTTTTCTTTTAATTGCAAATCTTCATGTTGCAATTCTACTTGTAAAATTTTGTTGTTAAGTAGTAATAATTTGCTGTAAGCAGAAATAATTTGTTGCGGAAATATTTGTAATGCATTTTTAATTTTTATTCCCCCAAAATTATTTCTAAAATGAAATCCTAAATTATCCGAAGCATTAAATTCTGAAAGCCAATCATTCATCGCTAAATCTTGTTTTATAGATTTCCATGCTTGCAATGCATCTGCACTTTTATGTAAACGAATTATTTCTGTATTTCTAAAAGTTTGTATTTGTAATTTTTCTTCTAACTCTTTATACGTTGTTTTTGCTTGTTGCAACAGTTGTTCAATATTCCATTGCAATGCATATTTTCTTCCTGTAACCGGATTTATAATTCCGCCTGCGGATAAAGTAGCACTTTGAATTTTACTGGAATCAACTATATGAAAGCTGAGATTTCTTTTTTCTAATTCATGCGCAATTGTGGCACCTGCTATTCCAAAACCTACTACCAAAAAATCAATCATGATGTGTAGTTATTAAAGCCCGCAGCATTTCTCTTTTTCCTGGTGGTCCGGATAATCGTTCTACAATAAATCCCGCTGCTTGCATTGTTCTTCTCACTTCGCCTTTAGCGCAATAGGTTACCAAAATGCCATTAGGTTTCATGAGATGAAATAGTTTTTGAAAATTATTTAAGCTCCAAATTTCCGGTTGCACTCTTGGACCAAATGCATCGAAGTAAACAAGATCATAATGATTTGTTGATTGAAATGATTCCAGCGTTATTTGCTGTTTAATTAAA is a genomic window of Bacteroidota bacterium containing:
- a CDS encoding FAD-binding oxidoreductase, encoding MIDFLVVGFGIAGATIAHELEKRNLSFHIVDSSKIQSATLSAGGIINPVTGRKYALQWNIEQLLQQAKTTYKELEEKLQIQTFRNTEIIRLHKSADALQAWKSIKQDLAMNDWLSEFNASDNLGFHFRNNFGGIKIKNALQIFPQQIISAYSKLLLLNNKILQVELQHEDLQLKENKIHWNNMDYRYIIFCEGYAAIKNPLLQFLQFKPAKGQYFILHIPELQTENTFQKEIAVVPLGKELFWAGATNEWDNINNEPTETGFNQLKNKLDELLITPYTIQQHAAGVRPTMKNRTPVIGRHPEHNNVFLLNGLGTKGFSLAPYYAPLLIAHILNDAALPENVIPKK